AAATATTCATCAAAGCTTTGCCATTTATAAAGGCTTCCGGGGCAATAACGGCAGTTCAAAAAATCGATCCTCAGGTGCATATGTTTTTCGTCCAGACGGAGAAATTCAAGTTCTAAGCGATAAAATAGAATATTCAATTTACAATGGTAAGAATGTTAGGGAAGTTCATCAACATGTGAACGAGTGGATTTCCCAAGTAGTACGCATTTATGATGGAGTAAACCGTGTGGAGTTTGAATGGCTAATTGGGCCAATTCCAACAGACGATGGTGTTGGAAAAGAAATTGTTACTCGCTTTACAAGCAACGTATACTCGAATGGCACTTTTTACACTGATTCCAATGGTCGAGAAATGCTTAAACGTAAAAGGAACCAACGAGAATTCTTCGATCCAGATATGACAGAAGAAATAAGTGGAAATTACTATCCAGTTACCGCACAAATGTACATTCAAGATGATCATAAGCGTATAACTCTACTTAATGATCGTTCACAGGGCGGAACTAGCTTGGAAGACGGTGAATTGGAGTTGATGCTACATCGTCGTTTATTAAATGACGATGCATTTGGGGTCGGCGAAGCTCTTAATGAAGAACAGTTTGGTAAAGGTTTGATAGCACGAGGAAAAGTTTTTCTTATTCTGAATGCTGTCCCAGAGAATCCGAATTGTTTTGAGCGTTTAACCCACCATGAATTACATTTGCCATTTTGTAAGTTTTTCAGTAAAACAAATACCGTTCCTTCGATAGTTCAGCACATGATGCCAGATTTTAACGATTTTCCGGAATCAATGGAGCTTCTTTCCCTTGAGCCTTATTCAACCAACAAAATTCTTTTACGATTGGAGAACTTTAATTCCTGTGGAGGCATAAAAAGCTACAACATTCATCCACTTTTCGAATCTTTGCGCGGACGACAGATTTGGGAAGTAACTTTAGATGGAAATATGCCTCTAAGACAAATGAAGAGATTCAAGTTTCATCATGATGGTACCGGCATTATTCCTTCTTCAGTCAGTTACTTCTTTACTCCACATAAGCCACTGGAGGCTAATTATACGATGGATGCTTCTAAGTTCAGTGTTACGCTGCTACCAATGCAAATTCGTACCTTTATAGTCCATCATTAATAAATTATTTACCACATAATTATATTTCTAAAACTGGATTTGGTGTTACGGTACTGTTgctaaattaaaataaaactaaCTAATTGCATACAATATCTTGTTTTAGGAATTATCTTTACCCACGTTTTCTACATCTGGATAAGTTGTCTGTAGCTttgtctttctctctctctttatctCTATCAAACACCACAAGAACAACAAAAGTCACTTTATGCGGACAATTTTGGGGCTCTGCTCAATTGCATGTTTTTTGGTGCTGTGAACTAACCCAAATAACCCCTTTAATTGTCCTTGTGAGCACGAGAAACCAAGCGAAGAGAAGAACACTGTTCGGTTCTCTGAGAGGCCAACTGTGTTTCGATCTCTTAAATTTTTTCAGTGAGCAGATCGTAGTGAAACGAATGAGAACGTTTTACGTCGCAGCTACGAACGCTAGTCTACATTTATATccgatactcagtcagtatggCCCCCCTACGATCGAGTGCgtgagatagagagagaatTAGTAAGCGCGTTTCTATGCTATCGAAGCCACTGCAGTTTCATTTGCTCCTTCTGGCTattttcaaaattgtggatgccacagactttcgtcccaTGTGGGTGCGGAAGAAAGCGTGGCAACATTTTTAAACAAACTTGATTCAGTGTGATATtacaggagtctggatacaaaatatCATTGCTGTAGCTCTTATTGTCTCTGAGAGTAGAGCAAATCCTCTACCTTTTTTTCTGATCTTTAGGATCACATGCTTAACTCCTCGTTGGGAAATGGATTACCAGCATGCTGAACACTCTAGTCCTCTTTGGAGAAACCAAAGTGCTCGGTCCCTTGGACTGCATTGGTAAGACCACCTTTGCTATCGGTATAGACAGGATCAGCTATATATCGGCACCTTGGGGCCGGGATGCAAACTGGTGTACCATTTGGTGTGCCGCGGAAAAAATGGAAGGTTTTGTGAAGATAATACacctaaaactagctgagatctgtcagatcacctACCTACGTCCGAGCCTGCATCGACTAAGGAGCCCATGCATCTCAAATTGCAAAGAGTCATCAGGCACGCTTCTTTCTGACATTTGGGCTAATATCCAAAACCGAACTGAAAGTTTGGTTAATTTTGGGTTTTTATGCCTATACGGTAGGCACCTTTAGGTTTCACTTTGGCCAGCTCCTCCACCAGCAAGTCAGAAAGACGCTGAAACCGACGATGATCCTGCATTACCTCGGACAAGAGCAAGCAATCAATCAATGCAGTGttcattgcccagccggcaccttcgtggagggttcagttAGAAGATTTTCGCCAGTGTGTAAGTGTACGTAACATTAGTACCTTGTGCCAGGGTTAGTACCAAGGTTGGTTGTATAGCTTGGCCATGAAACCAACTCACTTCTACATGTCAGGGTGTCATGCGATCTCTGGACATTGGCATGATTTCCAGTCAAATGTACTCGACTCGGCGAGTACTCGAGGGATGTCACGGGGAAACTGTTTATCTCCGCACACGTGCAAGATTTCCAAGTTTAAGGTAAACGatggggaacgttgtgagttgctgcggacaccgcaactctacatttatacccgatacttagtaagtattgctctccttcggcagacgccgctaatattgaacgacactacaaagagtgcgtgcgagagagacagaaaatcagtctgagcgtgacgtcgggcgctgcgtagccactgcaaattga
The sequence above is a segment of the Drosophila miranda strain MSH22 chromosome 4, D.miranda_PacBio2.1, whole genome shotgun sequence genome. Coding sequences within it:
- the LOC108164109 gene encoding lysosomal alpha-mannosidase isoform X2 encodes the protein MSKSFRANHIMVPMGDDFQYEDAEVNFKNMDKLIKYVNNRQLEGSKINLFYSTPSCYLYELHQLLQSWPNKTEDFFPYSSDNHSYWTGYFTSRPTQKRFERDGNHFLQTVKQLSTLANLTSVKHTKSLSILRQAMGVMQHHDAITGTEKQAVAQDYDQMLYNAIIGAENNARDALRVLTNHTSAEFQSCLELNISVCALTQTSANNIVVTLVNPLAHTSSQYVRVPVTEENYQVTDENGREISSEIVPVPLEILCLQHRSNDTQHELVFKASVKKVSNFYIRVLPLPRKKHDLINDQTIPIAENDADEFTLENSLIRLVFTKSTGHLKAVEMNGVSENIHQSFAIYKGFRGNNGSSKNRSSGAYVFRPDGEIQVLSDKIEYSIYNGKNVREVHQHVNEWISQVVRIYDGVNRVEFEWLIGPIPTDDGVGKEIVTRFTSNVYSNGTFYTDSNGREMLKRKRNQREFFDPDMTEEISGNYYPVTAQMYIQDDHKRITLLNDRSQGGTSLEDGELELMLHRRLLNDDAFGVGEALNEEQFGKGLIARGKVFLILNAVPENPNCFERLTHHELHLPFCKFFSKTNTVPSIVQHMMPDFNDFPESMELLSLEPYSTNKILLRLENFNSCGGIKSYNIHPLFESLRGRQIWEVTLDGNMPLRQMKRFKFHHDGTGIIPSSVSYFFTPHKPLEANYTMDASKFSVTLLPMQIRTFIVHH